In Lactococcus garvieae subsp. garvieae, the following proteins share a genomic window:
- the nagA gene encoding N-acetylglucosamine-6-phosphate deacetylase, with amino-acid sequence MTYYIKADKFFYPYHTRNGGYLEIKEGKFGKHRQEVPQDAEVKDYTGYWIAPGLVDTHIHGFDGADVMDGQSELLDKISQGLLRGGVTSWIATPLTGEHEHLREVCEVVGNYEPTATGAKIQGLFLEGPYFTSEHKGAQNPAYMSDPNMQEFEKWNQAAHGMIRKIAVAPEREGSIEFIRALTKRGLTVALGHSNATFAQATAAAEAGATVFVHTFNGMSPFNHREPGIVGAALSLPNTYAELICDGHHVHPTAAKILIQSKGAAHTVLITDAMRAAGMPDGDYMLGEFPVRVEGGAAHLKEGNSLAGSVLMLKDAIKNVVDWGIATPEEALMMASLTAAKSVNIDDCCGQIKEDYNADFIVLKSNMELSEVYVNGKQAMSS; translated from the coding sequence ATGACTTACTATATTAAAGCGGATAAATTTTTTTATCCTTATCACACACGCAATGGTGGCTATTTAGAAATTAAAGAAGGGAAATTTGGAAAACATAGGCAAGAAGTGCCTCAAGATGCTGAAGTCAAAGATTATACAGGATACTGGATTGCTCCAGGATTGGTGGATACACATATACATGGTTTCGATGGTGCAGATGTAATGGATGGGCAGTCAGAGCTTCTTGACAAGATAAGTCAAGGCTTACTTAGAGGAGGTGTAACTTCTTGGATAGCTACACCATTGACAGGAGAGCATGAGCATCTTAGAGAAGTCTGCGAAGTAGTTGGAAATTATGAGCCCACAGCTACAGGAGCCAAAATACAAGGTCTTTTCCTTGAGGGACCCTACTTTACTTCTGAACATAAAGGTGCACAAAATCCCGCTTATATGTCGGATCCAAATATGCAAGAATTTGAAAAGTGGAACCAAGCAGCTCATGGTATGATTCGAAAAATAGCTGTCGCTCCTGAAAGAGAAGGAAGTATAGAATTTATCCGAGCCCTCACAAAACGAGGCCTCACGGTTGCTTTGGGGCACTCTAACGCTACCTTTGCCCAAGCAACAGCGGCGGCAGAGGCGGGTGCTACTGTCTTTGTTCATACATTTAACGGCATGAGCCCCTTTAACCATCGGGAACCCGGAATAGTTGGCGCAGCACTGAGCCTTCCGAATACCTATGCCGAGCTGATCTGTGACGGGCATCATGTACATCCGACAGCGGCTAAAATATTAATACAAAGTAAGGGCGCAGCGCACACGGTCTTGATTACGGATGCGATGCGTGCTGCGGGAATGCCCGATGGTGATTATATGTTGGGAGAATTTCCTGTACGTGTCGAAGGAGGCGCGGCCCATCTTAAAGAAGGAAACAGTTTGGCTGGCTCTGTCCTCATGTTAAAGGATGCGATTAAAAACGTAGTAGATTGGGGGATTGCAACACCGGAGGAAGCGCTTATGATGGCAAGCTTAACTGCTGCTAAGTCTGTCAATATTGATGACTGCTGTGGTCAAATTAAAGAAGATTATAATGCTGATTTTATCGTTTTAAAGTCCAATATGGAACTTTCAGAAGTATATGTCAATGGTAAACAGGCCATGTCCTCTTAA
- a CDS encoding MurR/RpiR family transcriptional regulator: MKTLSEAESYCWNHIQDNLNRIPNLSISILAIESHVSVSTVNRTLKKMGYEGYSDFKQTIRNTKNERRKNGFSKEVNQAIRKNEVEITRTINQLSADDIEAAIKLIDHHSKIMIFCAGLSANVAREMMDKLQLFGKLCVIHDDFDYMQYFASKANRDYLIVAFSLSGETPEIVQALHKAKNRGAKIIALVGAMPSPIGSQADVCIHAYKSTQKTINFGLDVGSRLCLQVVNRILLDAFALYKNLAPIRED, from the coding sequence TTGAAAACATTAAGTGAAGCAGAGTCGTATTGTTGGAATCATATTCAAGATAATTTAAATCGAATCCCTAATCTATCTATTTCGATATTGGCCATAGAATCACATGTCAGTGTTTCCACAGTGAATAGAACGCTGAAAAAAATGGGCTACGAGGGTTATTCTGACTTTAAGCAAACTATTCGTAATACCAAAAACGAGCGACGCAAAAATGGCTTTTCTAAAGAGGTTAATCAAGCTATCCGTAAAAATGAAGTCGAAATTACACGGACCATTAATCAACTTTCAGCAGATGATATTGAAGCTGCTATTAAGTTGATTGATCATCACAGCAAAATTATGATTTTTTGTGCAGGACTGAGTGCGAATGTTGCGCGGGAAATGATGGATAAGCTGCAACTCTTTGGAAAACTTTGTGTCATTCACGATGATTTTGACTATATGCAGTATTTTGCAAGTAAAGCCAATCGTGATTATCTCATCGTTGCTTTTTCTTTGAGTGGCGAAACACCTGAGATTGTACAAGCACTTCATAAAGCCAAAAATCGGGGAGCAAAGATTATTGCACTCGTGGGAGCAATGCCGAGTCCCATCGGAAGTCAAGCTGATGTTTGTATCCATGCTTACAAATCAACTCAAAAAACGATTAATTTTGGTTTAGATGTGGGGAGTCGCCTGTGTTTACAAGTTGTGAACCGCATCTTGCTGGATGCTTTTGCCCTTTACAAAAATTTGGCACCTATTCGTGAAGATTAA
- a CDS encoding fructose-bisphosphatase class III, producing the protein MDEKYYKLLKEQFVSKEAVLTEIINLSAICELPKGTEHFVSDIHGEYDAFNHVLRNGSGSIKEKLRECFPDLDPTEISELATLIYYPEEKLASKESQLSQEAFAYYCRENLISLLKVARFAGKKYTRSKVRKAFPEKFRYILEELKHEVESSSEKRAYFDSIIEKLQHLGELPNLITALADSVRRLTVDHLHVVGDIYDRGPYPDKIIDRLISMPSVDVQWGNHDIIWMATLAGSPLAMMNVIRISSRYGNLDILEDSYGINLRPLIEYAERYYEPSPAFAPRLTEGEYLSQEECDLLNKLQQATAILQFKLESQLIARRPDFHLEERDVLHFINYDEKRISLKGKQYDLQEFQAPTVDPVQPEQLSAEEEILLKKLLKNFKASQKLKKHIDFLLEKGSMYLSYNGNLLIHGCLPLHENGDFKCFRLEGEAYSGRELLDLFEDHVRKSLAHPDVQEDLSTDLLWYLWVGESSSLFGKEAMTTFERYYISDKATHVEKKNPYYRLREEPETICRILKNFGMDEKGHIINGHTPVKEKKGEEPIKAGGKLIVIDGGFSKPYQKETGIAGYTLLYNSYGMQLAAHEPFKTIKAAVEDGSDIVSVKRLVDRVEERTCVKDTNIGQELLKTIDDLEYLFENYEKY; encoded by the coding sequence ATGGATGAAAAGTACTATAAGCTGCTGAAAGAACAGTTTGTATCCAAAGAAGCAGTCTTAACTGAAATCATAAATCTCAGCGCAATTTGTGAACTTCCTAAAGGTACAGAGCATTTTGTAAGTGACATACATGGGGAATACGATGCTTTTAATCATGTCTTGCGTAACGGCTCAGGTTCGATTAAAGAAAAGCTCCGCGAATGCTTTCCTGACTTAGACCCTACCGAAATTTCAGAGCTGGCAACTTTGATTTATTATCCAGAAGAAAAGTTGGCTTCCAAAGAAAGTCAGCTTTCGCAAGAGGCATTTGCTTATTATTGCCGTGAGAACTTGATTTCCTTATTGAAAGTCGCGCGTTTTGCAGGGAAAAAGTATACACGGTCGAAAGTGCGTAAAGCTTTTCCAGAAAAATTCCGCTATATTCTTGAGGAATTAAAACATGAAGTTGAATCAAGTTCTGAAAAACGTGCTTATTTTGACTCGATCATTGAAAAACTTCAACATTTAGGTGAGCTTCCAAACTTGATTACTGCACTTGCGGATAGTGTGAGACGTTTGACTGTTGATCATTTACATGTGGTAGGTGACATTTATGATCGGGGCCCTTATCCTGATAAAATTATCGATCGTCTAATAAGTATGCCTTCAGTGGACGTTCAGTGGGGCAATCATGATATTATCTGGATGGCCACTTTGGCAGGTTCACCGCTTGCGATGATGAACGTTATTCGTATTAGCTCCCGTTATGGTAACTTGGATATTCTTGAAGATTCCTATGGGATTAATTTACGTCCGTTGATTGAATATGCGGAGCGGTATTATGAGCCTAGCCCAGCCTTTGCTCCTCGTTTGACGGAAGGAGAATATCTGTCGCAGGAGGAGTGTGACTTGCTGAATAAACTCCAACAAGCGACAGCAATCTTGCAGTTCAAGTTAGAAAGTCAATTAATTGCACGGCGCCCGGATTTTCATCTGGAAGAGCGGGATGTTTTGCATTTTATTAATTATGATGAAAAACGTATCTCCCTCAAAGGCAAACAGTATGATTTGCAAGAATTTCAAGCACCGACGGTTGATCCAGTTCAACCGGAGCAGTTAAGTGCTGAGGAAGAAATTTTACTGAAAAAATTGCTGAAAAATTTTAAGGCTTCCCAAAAGCTCAAAAAACATATTGATTTTCTTTTAGAAAAAGGTTCAATGTATCTTTCCTACAATGGCAATTTACTGATTCATGGTTGCTTACCCCTTCATGAAAATGGTGACTTTAAGTGTTTCAGGCTTGAAGGAGAAGCTTATTCTGGACGTGAACTGCTCGATTTATTCGAAGACCATGTGAGAAAGAGTTTGGCGCATCCTGATGTCCAAGAAGATTTATCTACAGACTTACTCTGGTATCTGTGGGTGGGAGAATCTTCTTCACTTTTTGGTAAAGAAGCGATGACCACTTTTGAGCGTTATTACATCTCAGACAAAGCAACACATGTGGAAAAGAAAAATCCTTACTATCGTCTAAGAGAAGAGCCTGAGACAATTTGCCGCATTTTGAAAAATTTTGGTATGGATGAAAAAGGTCATATTATCAATGGACATACACCGGTCAAAGAAAAGAAAGGTGAAGAACCAATTAAAGCAGGTGGTAAGCTGATTGTGATTGATGGCGGCTTTTCTAAGCCTTACCAAAAAGAAACTGGAATTGCAGGATACACTTTACTTTATAACAGTTATGGCATGCAGCTGGCAGCTCACGAGCCTTTTAAAACGATAAAAGCAGCTGTCGAAGACGGCAGTGATATTGTGAGTGTCAAGCGATTGGTTGATCGAGTAGAAGAAAGGACCTGTGTTAAAGATACCAATATCGGTCAGGAGCTTTTGAAGACAATTGATGATTTAGAGTATCTTTTTGAAAACTATGAAAAATATTGA
- the uvrA gene encoding excinuclease ABC subunit UvrA, with translation MPQDKIVIHGAREHNLKNIDVTIPRDKLVVVTGVSGSGKSSLAFETLYAEGQRRYVESLSAYARQFLGNMDKPDVDSIDGLSPAISIDQKTTSKNPRSTVGTVTEINDYLRLLFARVGKPFCINGHGQISAQSVEEIVDQILELPEKTRLQILAPIVRGKKGQHVKVFERVQKEGYVRVRADGEVYDVTEAPELDKNKKHNIEVVIDRIVVKEGIRSRLFDSVEAALRIAEGYVIVDKMDGEELLFSEFYACPVCGFTVPELEPRLFSFNAPFGSCPDCDGLGMKNEVDPDLVIPDDSKTLREGAIVAWNPISSNYYPTMLECASRDFGIDMDTPWADLPEEHKDIILHGSGERKFHFYYVGDFGNVSDKDMVFPGIINNINRRFRETSSDYTREYLRGYMTELTCTTCHGYRLNDQALSVKVDGKHIGELSNLAIGDELEFLAALTLSENDEMIAQPIVKEIKDRLSFLKNVGLDYLTLSRASGTLSGGESQRIRLATQIGSNLSGVLYILDEPSIGLHQRDNDRLIESLQKMRDLGNTLIVVEHDEDTMKAADWLIDVGPGAGDLGGEIIAAGTPKQVAKNKKSLTGQYLSGKRSIPVPEKRRKIDKKRMVKVTGASENNLQNIDAQFPLGIMTAVTGVSGSGKSTLVNSILKKTLAQKLNHNSEKPGKHKKVTGYEEIERLIDIDQSPIGRTPRSNPATYTSVFDDIRGLFAETNEAKIRGYKKGRFSFNVKGGRCEACSGDGIIKIEMHFLPDVYVPCEICHGKRYNSETLEVHYKGKNISEILDMRVSDALEFFRHIPKIERKLQTIVDVGLGYVTLGQPATTLSGGEAQRMKLASELQKRSTGKSFYILDEPTTGLHSEDIATLIKVLDRLVDQGNTIVVIEHNLDVIKTADYIIDLGPEGGAGGGTILATGTPEEVAEVEQSYTGQYLKQKL, from the coding sequence ATGCCCCAAGATAAAATTGTTATACATGGTGCTCGAGAGCACAATTTAAAAAATATAGATGTTACTATTCCGCGTGATAAGTTGGTCGTTGTTACAGGTGTATCAGGTTCAGGGAAGTCTTCTCTGGCTTTTGAGACTTTATATGCTGAAGGACAACGTCGCTATGTCGAATCATTATCTGCTTATGCCCGTCAATTTTTAGGCAATATGGATAAACCAGATGTGGACAGCATTGACGGATTGTCGCCAGCCATCTCCATTGACCAGAAAACAACCAGTAAAAATCCCCGCTCTACTGTCGGAACAGTGACGGAGATTAATGATTATCTCCGTTTGCTTTTTGCGCGTGTCGGAAAACCTTTCTGTATCAATGGACATGGTCAAATTTCAGCACAATCGGTTGAAGAAATTGTGGATCAAATCCTCGAACTTCCTGAAAAAACACGCCTGCAGATTTTGGCACCCATTGTACGTGGTAAAAAAGGACAACACGTTAAAGTTTTTGAGCGTGTGCAAAAAGAAGGCTATGTACGTGTCCGCGCAGATGGTGAAGTTTACGATGTGACAGAAGCACCAGAGCTTGATAAAAATAAAAAGCACAATATCGAAGTCGTTATTGACCGTATTGTTGTAAAAGAAGGAATTCGTTCACGTTTGTTTGACTCTGTTGAAGCAGCACTACGTATTGCTGAAGGCTATGTTATTGTGGACAAGATGGATGGGGAGGAACTTCTTTTCAGTGAGTTCTATGCCTGTCCTGTCTGTGGTTTTACTGTTCCTGAGCTAGAGCCACGTCTCTTTTCATTTAATGCGCCTTTTGGTTCTTGTCCAGACTGTGATGGTCTAGGAATGAAAAATGAAGTCGATCCTGACTTGGTTATTCCTGACGACAGTAAGACCTTACGCGAGGGTGCTATTGTAGCATGGAATCCTATCTCTTCAAATTACTACCCTACCATGTTGGAATGTGCCAGCCGTGATTTTGGAATTGATATGGATACACCGTGGGCTGATTTACCGGAAGAACATAAAGATATTATTCTTCACGGCTCTGGTGAGCGTAAATTCCATTTTTACTATGTCGGTGACTTTGGGAACGTTTCTGATAAAGACATGGTTTTCCCTGGGATAATCAATAATATCAACCGTCGTTTCCGCGAAACCTCAAGTGATTATACACGTGAATACCTTCGTGGTTACATGACGGAGTTAACATGTACGACTTGTCACGGCTATCGTTTGAACGATCAAGCCCTTTCGGTTAAGGTGGATGGAAAACATATCGGGGAACTTTCTAATTTAGCTATTGGTGACGAGTTAGAATTTTTAGCTGCTCTTACTTTATCTGAAAACGATGAAATGATTGCCCAACCTATTGTAAAGGAAATCAAAGATCGCTTATCTTTCTTAAAAAATGTGGGGCTTGACTATCTGACACTTTCACGGGCTTCAGGGACATTATCAGGTGGAGAATCGCAACGTATTCGTTTAGCGACACAGATCGGTTCGAATCTTTCAGGCGTCCTTTATATCCTTGATGAGCCATCAATTGGTCTGCATCAAAGAGACAATGACCGCTTGATTGAATCTCTCCAAAAAATGCGTGACTTAGGCAACACACTTATCGTGGTTGAGCACGATGAAGATACGATGAAAGCAGCAGATTGGCTGATTGATGTCGGACCAGGCGCTGGAGATTTAGGGGGAGAAATTATTGCTGCTGGTACGCCAAAACAAGTAGCGAAAAATAAAAAATCCTTGACAGGACAATATTTATCAGGGAAACGTTCCATCCCTGTACCGGAAAAACGCCGTAAAATCGATAAAAAACGCATGGTGAAGGTCACTGGGGCTTCCGAAAACAACTTACAAAATATCGATGCTCAATTTCCTCTAGGAATCATGACGGCTGTAACCGGTGTTTCAGGGTCAGGTAAATCAACCTTGGTTAATTCAATTTTGAAGAAAACCTTGGCGCAAAAGCTCAATCATAATTCAGAAAAACCAGGGAAGCATAAAAAAGTGACCGGTTATGAAGAAATTGAACGTCTGATTGATATTGACCAATCGCCGATTGGACGTACACCACGTTCAAATCCAGCAACTTATACCTCTGTTTTTGATGATATCCGTGGACTTTTTGCAGAAACGAATGAAGCCAAAATACGTGGCTACAAAAAAGGACGTTTTTCATTTAACGTCAAAGGCGGACGTTGTGAAGCTTGTTCGGGTGACGGTATTATCAAAATTGAAATGCATTTTCTCCCAGATGTGTATGTCCCTTGTGAAATCTGTCATGGCAAACGCTATAACTCAGAAACCTTGGAAGTTCATTACAAAGGGAAGAATATTTCAGAAATTCTCGACATGCGCGTGTCGGATGCTTTGGAATTCTTCCGTCATATTCCAAAAATTGAGAGAAAATTGCAAACCATTGTTGATGTCGGCTTAGGCTATGTTACTTTGGGACAACCAGCTACCACCTTATCTGGTGGTGAAGCACAACGGATGAAGCTTGCTTCCGAATTGCAAAAACGCAGTACAGGCAAGAGCTTTTATATCTTGGATGAACCCACAACTGGCTTGCACAGTGAAGATATCGCCACATTGATTAAAGTTTTGGATCGTCTTGTGGATCAAGGCAATACCATCGTTGTTATTGAACATAATCTTGATGTGATTAAAACTGCTGACTACATTATTGATCTCGGACCAGAAGGGGGGGCTGGCGGCGGAACAATCTTAGCTACAGGTACGCCAGAAGAAGTGGCTGAGGTTGAGCAATCTTACACCGGACAGTATTTAAAACAAAAATTATAA
- a CDS encoding GIY-YIG nuclease family protein — protein MKSYFVYVLRCADDTLYCGYTDDVTKRLETHNSGKGAKYTKARRPLQLLTSVEFSDKKRALKCEWWFKHKLNRSQKLKLIKEKTIKETFEKELLAKEKG, from the coding sequence ATGAAATCTTATTTTGTCTATGTTTTACGTTGTGCTGACGATACGCTTTATTGTGGCTATACAGACGATGTTACAAAACGACTGGAAACCCATAATTCTGGTAAAGGTGCCAAATATACTAAAGCACGACGTCCCCTTCAACTTCTGACTTCCGTTGAATTTTCAGATAAGAAACGCGCCTTAAAATGCGAGTGGTGGTTTAAACATAAACTCAACCGCTCACAAAAATTAAAATTAATTAAAGAAAAAACCATTAAAGAAACCTTTGAGAAAGAACTTCTAGCTAAAGAAAAGGGCTAA
- a CDS encoding heavy metal-binding domain-containing protein, whose amino-acid sequence MKDILILTTNDAPGYRVVEVYGEVFGLTTRSRNVFSSTGQQLKTIVGGEIAGYTKLQHETRESAIERLAEEARDKGANAILAMRFDSSTFGNVDSVAAYGTAVKLEKL is encoded by the coding sequence ATGAAAGATATCTTAATTTTAACTACAAATGATGCACCAGGCTATCGAGTGGTTGAAGTCTATGGCGAAGTTTTTGGTTTAACTACCCGTTCGCGTAACGTATTCTCAAGTACCGGACAACAATTAAAAACGATTGTTGGTGGTGAAATTGCCGGTTATACGAAACTCCAGCATGAAACACGTGAGAGTGCTATTGAACGTCTTGCAGAAGAGGCACGAGATAAAGGTGCCAATGCAATTCTCGCGATGCGTTTTGACTCTTCAACATTTGGCAATGTGGATTCAGTAGCTGCCTATGGTACAGCTGTTAAACTAGAAAAATTATAA
- a CDS encoding Gfo/Idh/MocA family protein — MIIGIIGATSNIAGKAYLPVYAKMQAEHRFILHSRTWEKAEEIRKKYKFEYATTDLSALETCDMVVIHAATAQHFELAKRYLSAGTHVMMDKPISENFEEVQELHRLAEENNVLFVIGFNRRFAPLTDKLKEVHQKNFIKVSKNLANNADEVQFSLYDIFIHPLDTLIYLLDDEIERYSYQLAMTPDKKLSRVMVTLRTQSCMGVASMNLVSGAFSEEFTVEASSGTYRLSELTELEILTGLDKQKIGINGWQTATYNRGFESLVFGMVEAVANFDGHNREELMKQMKQTNVLDSHEIIHEILDKM; from the coding sequence ATGATTATTGGAATAATTGGTGCAACATCAAATATCGCAGGTAAGGCCTATCTGCCCGTTTATGCGAAAATGCAGGCCGAACATCGCTTCATTTTGCATTCGAGAACCTGGGAAAAAGCTGAAGAGATTCGAAAAAAATACAAGTTTGAATATGCGACAACGGATTTAAGCGCGTTGGAAACTTGCGATATGGTTGTCATTCATGCAGCAACGGCCCAACATTTTGAACTTGCAAAACGTTATTTGAGTGCAGGGACACATGTCATGATGGATAAGCCGATTTCCGAAAACTTTGAGGAGGTCCAAGAACTTCATCGCTTGGCTGAGGAAAATAATGTCCTCTTTGTTATCGGGTTTAATCGCCGTTTTGCCCCACTGACAGACAAACTAAAAGAGGTCCATCAAAAAAACTTTATCAAAGTAAGTAAAAACTTAGCGAACAATGCCGACGAAGTGCAGTTTAGTTTGTATGATATTTTCATTCATCCTTTGGATACGTTGATTTACTTGTTGGATGATGAGATTGAACGTTACAGTTATCAATTAGCGATGACGCCGGACAAAAAACTTTCACGTGTGATGGTCACACTGAGAACACAATCTTGTATGGGTGTTGCCAGCATGAACTTGGTCTCAGGCGCTTTTTCTGAGGAATTTACGGTTGAAGCAAGCAGTGGAACCTATCGTTTATCAGAACTGACGGAGTTAGAAATTCTTACAGGACTAGACAAGCAAAAAATCGGAATTAACGGCTGGCAAACTGCCACATATAATCGTGGTTTCGAAAGTTTGGTTTTTGGTATGGTTGAAGCAGTAGCTAATTTTGATGGCCATAACAGAGAGGAACTCATGAAACAAATGAAGCAAACAAATGTTCTGGATTCGCATGAAATTATCCATGAAATCTTGGACAAAATGTAA
- a CDS encoding thiamine diphosphokinase: protein MRVLIHAGRPASLPEESYDYYVGIDRGALFLLEEHQDLDLAVGDFDSVSKEEFDKLSEAAHELVKLPAEKDQTDLEAGLDQVLSRFPDAEIMIIGALGGRLDHHLTNVYLPLHLACPERISLKDNQNFVTYLTQGQHTIRKIEGYPYLGIVQVGTNRSLEIKNAKYPLKAEDNFADIYASNAFISETMELKIAQGKLIVIYSKDS, encoded by the coding sequence ATGAGAGTACTTATCCACGCAGGACGGCCAGCCAGTCTACCTGAAGAAAGCTATGATTATTATGTCGGCATTGACCGTGGCGCTTTATTTTTACTTGAGGAACATCAAGACTTGGACTTAGCAGTTGGTGATTTTGACTCTGTAAGTAAGGAAGAATTCGATAAACTATCAGAAGCTGCTCATGAACTTGTTAAACTTCCGGCAGAGAAGGATCAGACGGATTTAGAAGCTGGTTTAGATCAGGTACTTTCTCGTTTTCCAGATGCAGAAATTATGATTATTGGAGCCCTTGGTGGAAGGCTTGACCATCATTTGACCAATGTGTATCTGCCCCTGCATCTTGCCTGTCCGGAAAGGATTTCTTTGAAGGACAATCAAAATTTTGTAACATATTTGACTCAAGGGCAGCATACAATTCGCAAGATTGAAGGCTATCCGTATTTGGGAATTGTTCAGGTTGGCACAAACAGAAGTTTAGAGATTAAAAACGCAAAATATCCACTGAAAGCTGAGGATAACTTTGCAGACATCTATGCAAGTAATGCTTTTATCAGTGAGACGATGGAGTTAAAAATTGCTCAAGGCAAGCTCATCGTAATTTATTCAAAAGACAGTTAG
- a CDS encoding nucleoside triphosphate pyrophosphohydrolase family protein, which produces MELKDYQKEIIKFDVNGPLADIEQVNFAFLDKVLGLAGESGEVADKIKKIIRDQDGIIHEEDKNALGKELGDVLWHVATCARYLGLDLEQVAQANLNKLESRQLRGKIAGSGDER; this is translated from the coding sequence ATGGAACTTAAGGATTATCAAAAGGAAATAATAAAATTTGATGTCAATGGTCCTTTAGCGGACATTGAGCAGGTAAATTTTGCTTTTTTAGATAAGGTACTCGGTTTAGCGGGTGAATCAGGAGAAGTTGCGGATAAGATAAAAAAAATCATCCGTGATCAGGATGGAATCATTCACGAGGAAGATAAAAATGCTTTGGGAAAAGAATTAGGTGATGTCTTATGGCATGTGGCAACCTGTGCGCGGTATCTGGGACTTGATTTGGAACAAGTCGCTCAAGCCAACTTAAATAAACTAGAAAGTCGTCAGCTCAGAGGTAAAATAGCAGGCAGCGGGGATGAGCGATGA
- the asnS gene encoding asparagine--tRNA ligase: MKDLVSIIDVKDHVGEEIKIGAWVADKSGKGKLQFLQLRDGTAYFQAVVFKPNMIEKFGEEAGLEKFTEIKHLAQETSVIVTGVVKEDSRSKFGYELDVTDLEVVGGSVDYPITPKEHGTDFLMDNRHLWLRSRKQHAIMLVRNEIIRATYEFYNANGFVKIDSPILTGSAPEGTTELFETDYFGQPAYLSQTGQLYAEAGAMAFGKVFTFGPTFRAEKSKTRRHLTEFWMIEPEMAFTTHEESLDIQEAYVKHLIKSVLENQRYALESLERDIDLLEKYVNEPFKRVTYDDAIELLQKEEANNDYDHIEWGDDFGSPHETFVSNYYGVPTFIINYPKAIKAFYMKPHPTREDVVICADLIAPEGYGEIIGGSERATDYDYLVEKVKEFGLSEEEYSWYLDLRKFGSVPHSGFGLGLERAVTFITGNQHIREAIPFPRMLGRIRP; encoded by the coding sequence ATGAAAGACTTAGTATCAATCATCGATGTGAAAGACCATGTCGGAGAAGAAATCAAAATCGGCGCTTGGGTTGCAGACAAATCAGGAAAAGGAAAATTGCAATTTCTCCAACTCCGTGATGGTACAGCTTATTTCCAAGCTGTCGTTTTCAAACCAAACATGATTGAAAAATTTGGTGAAGAAGCTGGCTTAGAAAAATTCACCGAAATCAAACACTTGGCGCAAGAAACATCAGTAATCGTAACAGGTGTTGTGAAAGAAGATTCACGTTCAAAATTTGGCTACGAGCTTGATGTTACAGACCTTGAAGTTGTTGGGGGATCTGTGGATTATCCTATCACACCAAAAGAACATGGTACAGACTTCTTGATGGATAACCGTCACTTATGGTTACGTAGCCGCAAGCAACATGCTATCATGCTTGTACGTAACGAAATTATCCGTGCAACCTATGAGTTTTACAATGCCAACGGCTTTGTTAAAATAGATAGCCCAATCTTGACAGGTTCAGCTCCTGAAGGAACAACAGAACTTTTTGAGACAGATTACTTTGGACAACCTGCTTACTTGTCACAAACTGGTCAGCTCTATGCTGAAGCGGGTGCGATGGCATTTGGTAAAGTCTTTACCTTTGGTCCAACTTTCCGTGCTGAAAAATCAAAAACACGCCGTCATTTGACTGAATTCTGGATGATTGAACCAGAAATGGCTTTCACAACACACGAAGAATCTTTGGATATTCAAGAAGCATATGTCAAACATTTGATTAAATCAGTCTTGGAAAACCAACGTTATGCTCTAGAAAGTTTGGAACGTGACATTGATTTATTGGAAAAATATGTCAATGAACCCTTCAAACGTGTCACTTATGATGACGCGATTGAACTTCTTCAAAAAGAAGAAGCAAATAACGATTACGATCATATCGAGTGGGGTGATGACTTTGGTTCACCTCATGAAACATTTGTTTCTAACTACTATGGTGTGCCAACATTTATCATCAACTACCCTAAGGCAATCAAAGCTTTCTACATGAAACCACATCCAACACGTGAAGATGTTGTGATTTGTGCCGATCTTATCGCGCCAGAAGGTTATGGTGAAATCATTGGGGGTTCAGAACGTGCGACAGATTACGATTACTTGGTTGAAAAAGTAAAAGAATTTGGTCTCTCAGAAGAAGAATACAGCTGGTACCTCGACTTACGTAAATTCGGTTCTGTGCCACATTCTGGTTTTGGACTTGGTTTGGAACGTGCGGTAACCTTTATTACAGGTAACCAACACATCCGTGAAGCTATTCCTTTCCCACGTATGCTTGGACGTATCCGCCCTTAA